Genomic DNA from Gemmatimonadota bacterium:
CGGCGACACCTGGACGCCCACTTGGGTGAACCTACTTTGCTTCTGGAGGGAGGACTCGCATGGGGAGGAGACGGCGAATTCTTGTTGGCTTCGGGGTCCCGACCGTGGTCCTCGTGCTAGCGGTCATCGGGGCCCTTACCGCGGCTCGATTCCATGATGGCCCGTTCGCGGGCCCCTTGGCGATCATCGCTGCCGGCCCATTTGAAACGGGCGAGTGGCAACGCGGATCCGAAGAGCCGGATTGGGCTTTCCTACGAGAATATCCCACGATCGAGTTCCAACTTCTGGACCCGGCACGCTCACGCACCACCTACGTCATGGAGCACGATGGGCGGATTTTCATACCCTCGCGCTACATGAACACGATCCGGGGCAAGCTCTGGAAACATTGGCCCATGGAAGCCGAAGAGGACGGCCGGGCCATCTTGCGCGTAGACGGGAAGCTCTACGAACGCCAGTTGGTCAGGATCCAGGAGCGCGAAATCGTATCGGCCGTGTTGGCCGAACGGAGCCGAAAGTATGGCAATAGCCTCTCGGCGCTGCAGGAGCTGGTCGCGTCGGGAGATCTCTGGCTGTTCGAGTTGCAACCCAGAGGTCAAGCCGAGCCATGATCGACGTGAACGGGCTGGTCTTCACCTACCCGGGTGCGAAGGAGCCAGCCGTCAACGATCTCGAGTTCTCCGTCGGGGACGGCGAGATCTTCGGATTCCTGGGACCGAACGGTGCGGGCAAGAGCACGACCCAGAAGGTGCTCATCGGCCTGCTGCGTAAATACGGCGGCAAGGTAAACGTCCTCGGGCGCGAGTCGCGCGACTGGGGCTCCGAGTTGTACGAGCAGGTCGGCGTCGGCTTCGAGCTCCCTGTTCATTTCGGCCGCCTCACCGCGCGCGAGAATCTGAGCTACTTCGCCTCGCTGTATCAGGGTGAGACCGAGGATCTGGACCACCTGCTCGAGCAGGTCGATCTGCTCAAGGAAGCCGACGTGCGTGTCGAGCGTTTCTCGAAGGGTATGCGCGTGCGCTTGAGCTTTGCCCGCGCGATCCTGTGCCGCCCACGGCTGCTGTTCCTCGACGAGCCCACCACGGGGCTCGATCCGCTCAGCGCGCGGCGTATCAAAGACCTGATTCTCGAGCACCGCGAGCGCGGCGCAACGGTTTTCCTCACCACCCACGACATGGCGACGGCCGATGAGATCTGTGATCGTGTGGCGTTCCTGGTCGACGGGCGCATCGCTCTGATCGACGCTCCGCGCGAGCTGAAAGTCCGTTACGGTGAGCGGCGTGTGCGTGTGGAATACCGCCTCAACGGAGCACTCGAGGAGCGCGACTTCCCGCTGGAGGGCCTGGCCGAGAACCAGGCGTTCCTGACCGCGCTGCGCGAGCCGTCCTTGCAGACCGTCCACACCCAGGAGACTTCGCTCGAGAACATCTTCATTCGCGTGACCGGTCGGGAACTCGCGTGAGCCGGCGAGCACTCGGATGAGCCGGCTGTCCAGCACACTGCGACTCGATTCGCAGCTTCAGG
This window encodes:
- a CDS encoding ABC transporter ATP-binding protein; translation: MIDVNGLVFTYPGAKEPAVNDLEFSVGDGEIFGFLGPNGAGKSTTQKVLIGLLRKYGGKVNVLGRESRDWGSELYEQVGVGFELPVHFGRLTARENLSYFASLYQGETEDLDHLLEQVDLLKEADVRVERFSKGMRVRLSFARAILCRPRLLFLDEPTTGLDPLSARRIKDLILEHRERGATVFLTTHDMATADEICDRVAFLVDGRIALIDAPRELKVRYGERRVRVEYRLNGALEERDFPLEGLAENQAFLTALREPSLQTVHTQETSLENIFIRVTGRELA